A region from the Coffea eugenioides isolate CCC68of chromosome 9, Ceug_1.0, whole genome shotgun sequence genome encodes:
- the LOC113782462 gene encoding uncharacterized protein LOC113782462, with protein MDSGGRGRGRGRGRGSEGENENEPDQVATVIQRMADLLERMANQQGQDQGSNVENPGNNAGNHEGEDRALERFQKFAPPKFIGGPNPDLAEGWLDRMLDIFAALGYSEERQISFVVFQFEGVARTWWNVIKATWEREQTPWTWVNFTWEFNEKYLPPIVQERPENDFIRLRQGASSVAEYETLSLRSGSVQTEQKRIRRFVQGLNVEIQEALAAAQLHTFSQALEKVQRIETIRGQVKAFHDRKKRQPGTSNFTAG; from the coding sequence ATGGACTCCGGTGgtcgaggtagaggtagagggcgaggacgaggCTCCGAAGGAGAAAATGAGAATGAACCTGATCAGGTAGCTACCGTCATCCAGCGAATGGCCGACCTGTTGGAACGAATGGCTAACCAACAAGGTCAGGACCAGGGGAGTAATGTCGAAAACCCTGGAAATAATGCGGGTAATCacgagggagaggaccgtgccttagaacggtttcaaaagtttgcacccCCGAAATTTATAggtggacctaaccctgactTAGCGGAGGGTTGGTTGGACCGCATGTTggatatatttgccgcgcttGGGTATTCAGaagagcggcagatatcttttgttgtttttcaatttgagggggtTGCCCGAacttggtggaatgtgattaagGCCACgtgggagcgggaacagaccCCCTGGACGTGGGTCAACTTTACAtgggaatttaatgagaaatatttgCCACCTATTGTACAAGAGAGGCCGGAGAATGACTTTATCCGCCTGCGCCAAGGGGCATccagtgtggcggagtacgaaacTCTCTCGCTTCGCTCCGGATCTGTGCAAACGGAGCAAAAGCGAATCCGTCGTTTCGTTCAAGGCTTAAATGTGGAGATTCAGGAGGCAttagcagctgctcagttgcATACATTTAGCCAGGCACTAGAAAAGGTACAGAGAATTGAGACAATTAGGGGACAAGTGAAAGCCTTCCATGACCGAAAAAAGAGGCAACCTGGCACGAGTAACTTCACGGCCGGATAG